From Longimicrobium sp.:
CATGGGGTGGCCGCAGTGGCAGTGCGGGGTCGTGGGCGGCACGCCGACCGGTGCGGCCTTGCCCGGCCGGGCGGCCGCCCCGCCCGCCTGGCTGCTGCCTGCCTGGCTGCTCTTCGAACCGTCCTTCGCCATCGTCACCTCCGGAAGGGGTGCGCTGCGGAACCTGCGGTCCAGCCAATGTAGCGCCCGGGCGGCTTTCGTCGGAGAGTTTTCTCCCGAGCTCACCGCGGGCGGAAGGGAATGGGAACGGCGACGTCACCCCAGCGCATCTCCAGCACCGCGCTGTCGGGCGTGGCCACGGGGAGCGCGTACTCCAGCGTCTCCACGTACGGCGCGGCGCGTGGATGGATGCGGACGCGCAGCGCGTCGCGGCGCGTGCCGGGGTAGGGAACGTGGTACGCGTCGGCCGCGCGGCTGAAGATCACCGTCCACGCGCCCGCGGAGTCGGGGACCATCCACAGCGTGTACGCGCCGCCCGGGAGCACGGCGGAGCCGATCGCGAGGTCCGAGGTCGTCCTCAGCTGCGTCGCCTCGTCCGCGCCGGGGCACCAGACCGAGTCCCACGGCACGATGCCGCCGAACAGCCGCCGCCCGCGCGCCGACGGGCGGTTGTAGCGCACCGTCAGCTCCGTGCCGCCGATGCGCTGCACCAGCATGGCGGGCTGGCTCTTCCGCCGCGCGCCCGACGGCACGCGCCCGCACGCTTCAGCGGCCAGCGCCAGCGCCAGCACCGCGGCCGCGGCGCGCAGGGATGCGTTCATGGGAGATGGAAGGGAGATGGGGATGGAAAGCGAAGGGCCCGCCCGGAAGTTACGTCAGCGCGGGCCGCCGCTCAATCGCCGCGCGTCAGGTCGGGCGGCGCAGAAGGAAGAAGGCGAGCACGGCGATGGCGATGGCCACCACCAGCAGCCCCGTCAGCATGCTCGGCATCCCCAGCCGCGACGTGGACGAGTTGCCGAAGTCGCCGCGCGCGGTGTCGGGATCGGCCGTGTCCTCGCGGTTCGGATCAGGGCCGCCGGTCGACATCGTCGTCCTTCTCCCCGTCCGTGGACGGCACGGCGGGTTCGTTGTGCGGGTCGCGGGCGCGCAGGCTCTTCGCGGCCAGGTCGCTCTCGCGCCCGGTCATCTCGCGCGGCTCGGGCGCCGGGCTCGCGTCGGTGCCGGATTCCGCGCCCGCCACGTTGCTGCGCCGATCGTCGTCATCCATCGTCATCACCCCGGGTCTGGTTGGGGGATGCGGGGAGCAAGAGGCGTTCCGGACGAGGTGCGAAAGTGCGAGAGTGCGAAAGTGGGAACGGCGAGAGCGGGGATGAGGTGAGCCACGCGGCATCGGTGCTCGGACCAACGCGGTGCCCGCCGCGGAGCCCTCCCCCCGCGCCTTGGAGCGCTCGCCCCCTCCCGATAACAGGAATTCGTGGCGCACGGGCGACGGTGCACGCGTCGGCTTTTCGCGTGATGCGAGGCCCACGCCGGCATCCGTATGTTACGATGAAGGCTCCGTCACGCTGAGTTCTCCCCTCCTCAGCGGAGCGGGGAGGGGCCGGGGGAGGGGGCCGGCCAGGCGGGCAGGATGCCGCCGTTCACGCACTTCAGCCGGTGTGCACGGGAAGAAAATCGCCCCCGCGCGTCCGGAGACGCGCGGGGGCGATCTGCTGCGGGGTTGAGCCGGGGCTCAGCCCTGCATGGCCGGGCGTCGGCCACCGCGGCCGCGACGGCGGCGGCTGCCGGAGCCGCCCCCCTCCTGCTGGCGCGGCTGGCTGCCTCCGTCGCCGCGCGCGAAGCTGTCGCGGCGCGGGTCGTCGCCCTGGCGGCGCGGCGCGGGCTGCGCCGGGCGCGAGCCGCGGCCCGACAG
This genomic window contains:
- a CDS encoding DUF2911 domain-containing protein, producing MNASLRAAAAVLALALAAEACGRVPSGARRKSQPAMLVQRIGGTELTVRYNRPSARGRRLFGGIVPWDSVWCPGADEATQLRTTSDLAIGSAVLPGGAYTLWMVPDSAGAWTVIFSRAADAYHVPYPGTRRDALRVRIHPRAAPYVETLEYALPVATPDSAVLEMRWGDVAVPIPFRPR